The following coding sequences lie in one Geotoga petraea genomic window:
- a CDS encoding LacI family DNA-binding transcriptional regulator yields MKQKKYVTIKDISKAVGVSINTVSRALNDKPDINEKTKEKILEKAKELGYIKNSFGSILKTQRSKIIGVIIPDSSNPFFSEVFKGIEEEARKNDYQTMIINTEGKYSFEEKAISTLIERRVDGILLFPMQNKYEDIEKLLTKKYPVVLVGRGVENWNVDEIYNNEIKGGFLATEHLIKKGCKKIIMISAEKFNTAGKNRELGYLKALEENKIEYKNIVNINKLHEGLYFEEGENIVQKIVDKEKVDGIFCYNDLIAYGAIESLKKKNINVPNDVKVVGYDDIRFSKIFSPSLTTIFVNKIKMGKEAFNMLKRRIENIDSTTMQITLDVELIERKSTE; encoded by the coding sequence TATTTCAAAAGCTGTTGGAGTTTCCATAAATACAGTTTCAAGGGCTTTAAATGATAAACCAGATATAAATGAAAAAACAAAGGAAAAAATATTAGAAAAAGCAAAAGAATTGGGGTATATAAAAAATTCTTTTGGTTCAATATTAAAAACTCAACGTTCTAAGATAATCGGTGTGATAATACCTGATTCATCAAATCCTTTCTTTTCTGAAGTTTTTAAAGGAATAGAAGAAGAGGCAAGAAAAAATGATTATCAAACGATGATAATAAACACTGAAGGTAAATACTCATTTGAAGAGAAAGCTATTTCCACTTTGATTGAGAGACGAGTGGACGGAATATTACTTTTCCCTATGCAGAATAAATATGAAGATATTGAAAAGCTTCTTACCAAAAAGTACCCTGTAGTTCTTGTCGGTAGAGGAGTTGAAAATTGGAATGTTGATGAAATTTATAATAACGAAATAAAAGGTGGTTTTTTAGCAACAGAACATTTGATCAAAAAAGGTTGTAAAAAAATAATCATGATTTCTGCAGAAAAGTTTAATACTGCGGGTAAAAATAGAGAGTTAGGATATCTAAAGGCTTTAGAAGAGAACAAAATTGAATATAAGAATATAGTCAATATTAATAAATTGCATGAAGGATTATACTTTGAAGAAGGAGAAAATATAGTTCAAAAAATTGTAGATAAGGAAAAAGTAGATGGAATATTTTGCTATAATGATTTAATAGCTTACGGAGCCATTGAAAGCTTAAAAAAGAAAAACATAAATGTTCCAAATGATGTTAAAGTAGTTGGATACGATGACATACGTTTTTCTAAAATATTTTCTCCATCTCTTACAACTATTTTTGTTAATAAGATCAAAATGGGAAAAGAAGCTTTTAACATGTTGAAAAGGAGAATAGAAAATATAGATTCAACAACTATGCAGATAACTTTGGATGTTGAATTGATAGAGAGAAAATCAACTGAATAA